The following coding sequences are from one Humulus lupulus chromosome X, drHumLupu1.1, whole genome shotgun sequence window:
- the LOC133803152 gene encoding uncharacterized protein LOC133803152 — protein MCIAVFVWQAHPLYPLIIFQNRDEYHNRETKPLGWWEEYENGGILGGRDEVAGGTWMACSKQGRVALLTNVLELHSLPEARTRGDLPLLFLQSRKSPKEFAEELVKEAHQYNGFNLILADISSSSSSSNSMVYISNRPKGEPIVVQEVPPGIHVISNAKLNSPWHKAQRLELRFKEEMSRYQESEIPVKEMIEKLMRDRVKADKSELPGICALDWEFNLSSIFVEVDTPLGRYGTRSSAALTAKTNGEVTFYETYLDKDMWKEQSVSYQIQKLQDNGTNPDSEALAHI, from the exons ATGTGTATAGCAGTGTTTGTATGGCAAGCTCATCCTCTCTACCCTCTTATCATTTTCCAAAACAGAGATGAGTATCACAACAG ggaaacgAAGCCATTGGGGTGGTGGGAAGAATATGAAAATGGAGGGATTTTAGGAGGAAGAGATGAGGTGGCTGGAGGGACATGGATGGCTTGTTCTAAACAAGGAAGAGTGGCTTTACTTACCAATGTTTTGGAGCTTCATTCACTCCCTGAGGCCAGGACCCGTGGAGACCTTCCTCTGCTTTTCTTACAG AGCAGAAAAAGTCCCAAGGAATTTGCAGAGGAATTGGTAAAGGAGGCTCACCAGTATAATGGGTTCAACTTAATTTTGGCTGAtatatcatcatcatcttcttcatctaaCTCCATGGTTTACATATCAAATCGCCCTAAAGGAGAGCCCATTGTAGTGCAGGAGGTTCCTCCTGGCATTCATGTCATTTCCAATGCTAAGCTTAACTCTCCTTGGCACAAG GCTCAGCGGTTGGAATTGAGGTTCAAGGAGGAGATGAGTAGATACCAAGAAAGTGAAATCCCAGTGAAAGAGATGATTGAGAAACTAATGAGAGACAGAGTTAAAGCTGATAAAAGTGAGTTGCCTGGTATATGTGCTCTTGACTGGGAGTTCAATCTAAGCTCTATATTTGTTGAAGTTGACACCCCACTG GGTCGTTATGGAACTAGAAGCAGTGCTGCTTTGACTGCAAAAACAAATGGTGAAGTTACCTTTTACGAGACTTATCTGGACAAAGACATGTGGAAGGAACAGTCTGTCAGTTACCAGATTCAGAAGCTCCAGGACAATGGAACCAATCCAGATTCAGAGGCTCTGGCTCATATATAA
- the LOC133807375 gene encoding uncharacterized protein LOC133807375 isoform X3, whose translation MTTVAKKKKKGRPSLIDLQKRFLREQQQQKEEELHLQRQKPNSNPSQRSSRRTSNTDSPEFIAGDDDDDERKEKKHKLVLGLNSNSDCYNQPLNSNADDEDDLNVDSKRRRSNPMDDDVLKATGNSIHGLQVESGPTTPLPDKKLLVFILDRLQKKDTYGVFSEPVDPEELPDYHEIIDNPMDFATVRQKLDAGLYTYLELFEKDVFLICSNAMEYNSSDTIYFRQARSIQELARKDFENLKQESDESEPQPKIVRRGRPPGKKHKKSIDSYVENIAPELILDTTAPSVGENTNGSSAYNLRKGPHFNKLYSAEAFHGSLSGETCNNLVYDWENEFPASVLKSVAKYGKKHFAVDENKRDTYSFPLASASGPFTLAAPEGEQKQLVEVEDAYIGRSYARSLAQFAADLGPVAWKIALKKIEAIIPLEVKFSPGWNTASDAERSLYCEKWLLNREAGDLTR comes from the exons ATGACGACGGtggcgaagaagaagaaaaagggccGTCCTTCTCTCATAGATCTACAAAAACGGTTTCTCagagaacaacaacaacaaaaagaagaagagctACATCTACAGAGACAAAAACCTAACTCTAACCCTAGCCAACGATCTTCTCGCCGGACCTCTAACACTGACTCGCCGGAATTTATTGCCGGTGACGACGACGACGACGAGCGTAAGGAGAAGAAGCATAAGCTGGTACTCGGCCTTAACTCGAATTCCGATTGCTACAACCAGCCGCTAAATTCGAATGCGGATGATGAGGATGATCTCAATGTTGATTCCAAGAGGCGTAGATCTAATCCAATG GATGATGATGTTTTGAAAGCGACAGGCAATAGCATACATG GGTTGCAGGTGGAGTCCGGTCCCACGACACCTTTGCCAGACAAAAAGTTGTTGGTGTTCATCCTTGACAGGCTTCAAAA AAAGGACACTTATGGGGTATTCTCTGAGCCTGTGGATCCGGAAGAG CTTCCTGATTATCATGAAATCATTGACAACCCAATGGACTTTGCAACTGTGAGGCAGAAACTTGATGCTGGACTTTATACTTATTTGGAACTGTTCGAG AAAGACGTCTTTCTAATATGTTCAAATGCAATGGAGTATAATTCATCTGATACAATATACTTTCGACAG gcAAGATCTATCCAAGAGCTTGCACGAAAGGACTTTGAGAATCTGAAGCAAGAGAGCGATGAATCTGAACCGCAGCCAAAAATCGTGAGGAGAGGCAGGCCACCGGGCAAAAAACATAAAAAGTCAATCGACAGTTATGTTGAAAATATTGCTCCTGAATTGATTTTAGATACAACAGCTCCTTCAGTAGGGGAGAATACCAATGGGTCCAGTGCTTACAATTTAAGAAAAGGCCCACATTTTAACAAATTATATTCTGCTGAGGCTTTCCATGGGTCTTTGAGTGGTGAGACATGTAATAACTTGGTGTACGACTGGGAGAACGAATTTCCAG CTTCGGTATTGAAAAGTGTGGCAAAGTATGGAAAGAAACATTTTGCAGTTGATGAGAATAAGCGAGATACTTATAGTTTTCCTTTGGCTTCTGCTAGTGGGCCATTTACCTTGGCTGCCCCTGAAGGAGAACAAAAGCAATTAGTTGAG GTAGAGGATGCTTACATAGGGCGTAGTTATGCAAGAAGCTTAGCTCAATTTGCGGCAGATCTCGGGCCTGTTGCTTGGAAGATTGCTTTAAAGAAAATTGAAGCTATTATTCCTCTTGAAGTCAAGTTCAGTCCTGGATGGAACACAGCATCAGATGCCGAAAGATCTTTATACTGTGAGAAGTGGTTGCTAAATCGTGAGGCTGGTGACCTTACAA GATGA
- the LOC133806506 gene encoding L10-interacting MYB domain-containing protein-like, whose protein sequence is MENENNICTKSDVPRSKTIWNSESLNFFLDFCIKEVDNGHHPTTYLDKVGYANLITNMKKATGRDYTRPQLKNKWDGLKNEWKQLKGKETGLGWNIKKNTIDATEDWWNSKLQSHPDAAKFRIRGIEPEVEEKLDRIFMNTVATGEYAWTPSSGIIPSESEKPFNNIETLHEQLESSDNDLEMPNANRFLREKNNKRLAEPLEKQNKAMNTWKRKNEEDRAFNDI, encoded by the exons ATGgaaaatgaaaataatatttgCACCAAGAGTGACGTACCAAGAAGTAAAACAATATGGAATTCAGAGAGTTTGAATTTTTTCTTAGATTTCTGTATCAAAGAGGTTGATAATGGGCATCATCCTACTACTTATTTAGATAAAGTTGGATATGCAAACTTGATTACAAATATGAAGAAAGCAACTGGAAGAGATTACACTAGACCACAATTGAAAAATAAGTGGGATGGATTAAAAAATGAATGGAAGCAACTCAAGGGAAAAGAAACTGGCTTAGGATGGAATATAAAAAAGAATACAATTGATGCAACTGAAGATTGGTGGAATAGTAAATTACAG AGTCATCCAGATGCTGCAAAGTTTCGCATTCGGGGAATTGAACCAGAGGTAGAGGAAAAATTAGATAGGATTTTCATGAACACTGTTGCTACAGGAGAGTATGCTTGGACACCTTCATCTGGAATAATTCCATCTGAGTCTGAAAAACCTTTTAACAATATTGAAACCTTACATGAACAACTTGAGAGTAGTGACAATGATCTGGAGATGCCTAATGCTAATAGATTTCTTAGAGAGAAAAATAACAAGAGATTAGCCGAGCCACTTGAGAAACAAAATAAAGCAATGAACACATGGAAAAGGAAAAATGAAGAAGACAGGGCCTTTAATGATATTTGA
- the LOC133803150 gene encoding uncharacterized protein LOC133803150 isoform X1 — protein MGHRVKKNGEDKRFNVKWTERWDDVFVEALVHQQTMGNRVDKVFTTAAYNNILKEMRDKLGEPFQKDHLKNRMKTLKHHFKECHNLFSGINDFTWSPETKLWTAEPDVWKELIKARPDARKWMSTPVGNYDKLLMLFANEAGDSFAMAKEDTNHIVNLNIGSDLNCHDLGASQNEVAFTLEDLNGGNGGNYVLPISAEANSQIDSQAPSLSATSLKGKKRKAPRNLDFEREFASVREAIKDVAAAIREGNAIAERSRPRVYSEEEVFKELVSIGVDVQLRFRAYTFLIANVARVRAFFGCPVDERKDFLLQMMYSPQDC, from the exons ATGGGACACAGAGTAAAGAAGAATGGTGAGGATAAGAGGTTCAATGTGAAATGGACGGAACGTTGGGATGACGTTTTTGTTGAGGCTCTTGTGCATCAGCAAACCATGGGAAACAGGGTTGATAAGGTTTTCACCACTGCAGCTTATAATAACATTTTGAAAGAAATGCGTGATAAACTTGGAGAGCCATTTCAAAAAGATCACTTGAAAAATCGTATGAAAACTCTTAAGCATCATTTTAAAGAGTGTCATAATCTTTTCAGTGGTATTAATGATTTTACATGGAGTCCGGAGACAAAGCTGTGGACTGCAGAGCCTGACGTGTGGAAAGAACTGATCAAG GCAAGACCCGATGCAAGAAAATGGATGTCTACACCAGTAGGCAACTATGATAAATTGCTGATGCTATTTGCAAACGAAGCGGGTGACAGTTTTGCAATGGCCAAAGAGGACACAAACCATATAGTTAACTTGAACATCGGTAGCGATTTGAACTGCCATGATCTTGGGGCCTCTCAAAATGAGGTAGCATTTACTTTAGAGGACTTAAATGGTGGAAATGGTGGAAATTACGTGCTGCCAATTTCAGCAGAAGCAAATTCACAAATCGATTCTCAGGCACCTTCTCTATCCGCAACATCATTGAAAGgcaagaagagaaaggccccaaggAATTTGGACTTTGAGAGAGAGTTTGCTAGTGTTAGGGAAGCAATTAAAGATGTTGCCGCAGCAATCAGGGAGGGAAATGCCATTGCAGAGAGGAGTCGACCCCGTGTTTATTCAGAGGAAGAAGTTTTCAAAGAACTTGTAAGCATTGGTGTCGATGTGCAGTTACGGTTTAGAGCCTACACTTTCCTAATTGCAAATGTTGCAAGGGTGAGAGCCTTCTTTGGATGCCCAGTTGATGAACGCAAGGACTTTCTGCTGCAGATGATGTATAGTCCTCAGGACTGTTGA
- the LOC133803150 gene encoding uncharacterized protein LOC133803150 isoform X2, producing MTFLLRLLCISKPWETGLISGINDFTWSPETKLWTAEPDVWKELIKARPDARKWMSTPVGNYDKLLMLFANEAGDSFAMAKEDTNHIVNLNIGSDLNCHDLGASQNEVAFTLEDLNGGNGGNYVLPISAEANSQIDSQAPSLSATSLKGKKRKAPRNLDFEREFASVREAIKDVAAAIREGNAIAERSRPRVYSEEEVFKELVSIGVDVQLRFRAYTFLIANVARVRAFFGCPVDERKDFLLQMMYSPQDC from the exons ATGACGTTTTTGTTGAGGCTCTTGTGCATCAGCAAACCATGGGAAACAGGGTTGATAAG TGGTATTAATGATTTTACATGGAGTCCGGAGACAAAGCTGTGGACTGCAGAGCCTGACGTGTGGAAAGAACTGATCAAG GCAAGACCCGATGCAAGAAAATGGATGTCTACACCAGTAGGCAACTATGATAAATTGCTGATGCTATTTGCAAACGAAGCGGGTGACAGTTTTGCAATGGCCAAAGAGGACACAAACCATATAGTTAACTTGAACATCGGTAGCGATTTGAACTGCCATGATCTTGGGGCCTCTCAAAATGAGGTAGCATTTACTTTAGAGGACTTAAATGGTGGAAATGGTGGAAATTACGTGCTGCCAATTTCAGCAGAAGCAAATTCACAAATCGATTCTCAGGCACCTTCTCTATCCGCAACATCATTGAAAGgcaagaagagaaaggccccaaggAATTTGGACTTTGAGAGAGAGTTTGCTAGTGTTAGGGAAGCAATTAAAGATGTTGCCGCAGCAATCAGGGAGGGAAATGCCATTGCAGAGAGGAGTCGACCCCGTGTTTATTCAGAGGAAGAAGTTTTCAAAGAACTTGTAAGCATTGGTGTCGATGTGCAGTTACGGTTTAGAGCCTACACTTTCCTAATTGCAAATGTTGCAAGGGTGAGAGCCTTCTTTGGATGCCCAGTTGATGAACGCAAGGACTTTCTGCTGCAGATGATGTATAGTCCTCAGGACTGTTGA
- the LOC133807375 gene encoding uncharacterized protein LOC133807375 isoform X1, with protein MTTVAKKKKKGRPSLIDLQKRFLREQQQQKEEELHLQRQKPNSNPSQRSSRRTSNTDSPEFIAGDDDDDERKEKKHKLVLGLNSNSDCYNQPLNSNADDEDDLNVDSKRRRSNPMDDDVLKATGNSIHGLQVESGPTTPLPDKKLLVFILDRLQKKDTYGVFSEPVDPEELPDYHEIIDNPMDFATVRQKLDAGLYTYLELFEKDVFLICSNAMEYNSSDTIYFRQARSIQELARKDFENLKQESDESEPQPKIVRRGRPPGKKHKKSIDSYVENIAPELILDTTAPSVGENTNGSSAYNLRKGPHFNKLYSAEAFHGSLSGETCNNLVYDWENEFPASVLKSVAKYGKKHFAVDENKRDTYSFPLASASGPFTLAAPEGEQKQLVEVEDAYIGRSYARSLAQFAADLGPVAWKIALKKIEAIIPLEVKFSPGWNTASDAERSLYCEKWLLNREAGDLTSRPSLPQTISGSNSIAAEGCFPRGDLTINTQSELTSLNSNCGRMRPAATYFQLDQNSSSQFLINGSNYGAVLYTPQTGMLRTPTEMGSLTPLKTSEASQILGTASTSDTAISPTFITGNNSNEANFRAAELGFAGYASFQGLSRHQNQNSHPFSTELNFGFGVPSSSSSVAQVGLHQQPDLALQLRMGRE; from the exons ATGACGACGGtggcgaagaagaagaaaaagggccGTCCTTCTCTCATAGATCTACAAAAACGGTTTCTCagagaacaacaacaacaaaaagaagaagagctACATCTACAGAGACAAAAACCTAACTCTAACCCTAGCCAACGATCTTCTCGCCGGACCTCTAACACTGACTCGCCGGAATTTATTGCCGGTGACGACGACGACGACGAGCGTAAGGAGAAGAAGCATAAGCTGGTACTCGGCCTTAACTCGAATTCCGATTGCTACAACCAGCCGCTAAATTCGAATGCGGATGATGAGGATGATCTCAATGTTGATTCCAAGAGGCGTAGATCTAATCCAATG GATGATGATGTTTTGAAAGCGACAGGCAATAGCATACATG GGTTGCAGGTGGAGTCCGGTCCCACGACACCTTTGCCAGACAAAAAGTTGTTGGTGTTCATCCTTGACAGGCTTCAAAA AAAGGACACTTATGGGGTATTCTCTGAGCCTGTGGATCCGGAAGAG CTTCCTGATTATCATGAAATCATTGACAACCCAATGGACTTTGCAACTGTGAGGCAGAAACTTGATGCTGGACTTTATACTTATTTGGAACTGTTCGAG AAAGACGTCTTTCTAATATGTTCAAATGCAATGGAGTATAATTCATCTGATACAATATACTTTCGACAG gcAAGATCTATCCAAGAGCTTGCACGAAAGGACTTTGAGAATCTGAAGCAAGAGAGCGATGAATCTGAACCGCAGCCAAAAATCGTGAGGAGAGGCAGGCCACCGGGCAAAAAACATAAAAAGTCAATCGACAGTTATGTTGAAAATATTGCTCCTGAATTGATTTTAGATACAACAGCTCCTTCAGTAGGGGAGAATACCAATGGGTCCAGTGCTTACAATTTAAGAAAAGGCCCACATTTTAACAAATTATATTCTGCTGAGGCTTTCCATGGGTCTTTGAGTGGTGAGACATGTAATAACTTGGTGTACGACTGGGAGAACGAATTTCCAG CTTCGGTATTGAAAAGTGTGGCAAAGTATGGAAAGAAACATTTTGCAGTTGATGAGAATAAGCGAGATACTTATAGTTTTCCTTTGGCTTCTGCTAGTGGGCCATTTACCTTGGCTGCCCCTGAAGGAGAACAAAAGCAATTAGTTGAG GTAGAGGATGCTTACATAGGGCGTAGTTATGCAAGAAGCTTAGCTCAATTTGCGGCAGATCTCGGGCCTGTTGCTTGGAAGATTGCTTTAAAGAAAATTGAAGCTATTATTCCTCTTGAAGTCAAGTTCAGTCCTGGATGGAACACAGCATCAGATGCCGAAAGATCTTTATACTGTGAGAAGTGGTTGCTAAATCGTGAGGCTGGTGACCTTACAAGTAGGCCTTCTCTACCTCAAACTATTTCTGGCTCAAATTCAATTGCTGCAGAAGGGTGCTTTCCGCGAGGTGATTTGACTATAAACACCCAAAGTGAATTGACTTCACTCAACTCTAACTGTGGCAGGATGAGACCAGCGGCTACTTATTTTCAGCTTGACCAGAATTCGTCAAGTCAATTTCTCATCAACGGTTCAAATTACGGGGCTGTCTTGTACACTCCGCAAACAGGGATGTTAAGAACCCCCACAGAAATGGGGAGTTTAACTCCGCTGAAAACTTCAGAAGCTTCTCAGATTCTTGGCACGGCCTCAACTAGCGACACTGCTATCAGTCCAACGTTTATAACCGGTAACAATTCAAATGAAGCCAATTTTAGAGCAGCTGAATTGGGATTTGCAGGGTATGCATCTTTCCAGGGGTTGTCAAGGCACCAAAATCAGAATTCTCATCCTTTTTCGACCGAGCTGAATTTCGGTTTTGGTGTGCCAAGTTCATCTAGTTCAGTTGCGCAGGTTGGTTTACACCAACAACCAGATTTAGCTTTGCAACTAAGGATGGGACGCGAGTAA
- the LOC133807375 gene encoding uncharacterized protein LOC133807375 isoform X2 — protein sequence MYYYLVVFIEYQTFFGFGSEKLQFVFSLIISLFLFLPDDDVLKATGNSIHGLQVESGPTTPLPDKKLLVFILDRLQKKDTYGVFSEPVDPEELPDYHEIIDNPMDFATVRQKLDAGLYTYLELFEKDVFLICSNAMEYNSSDTIYFRQARSIQELARKDFENLKQESDESEPQPKIVRRGRPPGKKHKKSIDSYVENIAPELILDTTAPSVGENTNGSSAYNLRKGPHFNKLYSAEAFHGSLSGETCNNLVYDWENEFPASVLKSVAKYGKKHFAVDENKRDTYSFPLASASGPFTLAAPEGEQKQLVEVEDAYIGRSYARSLAQFAADLGPVAWKIALKKIEAIIPLEVKFSPGWNTASDAERSLYCEKWLLNREAGDLTSRPSLPQTISGSNSIAAEGCFPRGDLTINTQSELTSLNSNCGRMRPAATYFQLDQNSSSQFLINGSNYGAVLYTPQTGMLRTPTEMGSLTPLKTSEASQILGTASTSDTAISPTFITGNNSNEANFRAAELGFAGYASFQGLSRHQNQNSHPFSTELNFGFGVPSSSSSVAQVGLHQQPDLALQLRMGRE from the exons atgtattaTTATCTTGTAGTCTTTATTGAATACCAGACCTTTTTTGGTTTTGGGTCCGAAAAGCTTCAATTTgtcttttctttaattatttctcTATTCCTTTTTTTACCT GATGATGATGTTTTGAAAGCGACAGGCAATAGCATACATG GGTTGCAGGTGGAGTCCGGTCCCACGACACCTTTGCCAGACAAAAAGTTGTTGGTGTTCATCCTTGACAGGCTTCAAAA AAAGGACACTTATGGGGTATTCTCTGAGCCTGTGGATCCGGAAGAG CTTCCTGATTATCATGAAATCATTGACAACCCAATGGACTTTGCAACTGTGAGGCAGAAACTTGATGCTGGACTTTATACTTATTTGGAACTGTTCGAG AAAGACGTCTTTCTAATATGTTCAAATGCAATGGAGTATAATTCATCTGATACAATATACTTTCGACAG gcAAGATCTATCCAAGAGCTTGCACGAAAGGACTTTGAGAATCTGAAGCAAGAGAGCGATGAATCTGAACCGCAGCCAAAAATCGTGAGGAGAGGCAGGCCACCGGGCAAAAAACATAAAAAGTCAATCGACAGTTATGTTGAAAATATTGCTCCTGAATTGATTTTAGATACAACAGCTCCTTCAGTAGGGGAGAATACCAATGGGTCCAGTGCTTACAATTTAAGAAAAGGCCCACATTTTAACAAATTATATTCTGCTGAGGCTTTCCATGGGTCTTTGAGTGGTGAGACATGTAATAACTTGGTGTACGACTGGGAGAACGAATTTCCAG CTTCGGTATTGAAAAGTGTGGCAAAGTATGGAAAGAAACATTTTGCAGTTGATGAGAATAAGCGAGATACTTATAGTTTTCCTTTGGCTTCTGCTAGTGGGCCATTTACCTTGGCTGCCCCTGAAGGAGAACAAAAGCAATTAGTTGAG GTAGAGGATGCTTACATAGGGCGTAGTTATGCAAGAAGCTTAGCTCAATTTGCGGCAGATCTCGGGCCTGTTGCTTGGAAGATTGCTTTAAAGAAAATTGAAGCTATTATTCCTCTTGAAGTCAAGTTCAGTCCTGGATGGAACACAGCATCAGATGCCGAAAGATCTTTATACTGTGAGAAGTGGTTGCTAAATCGTGAGGCTGGTGACCTTACAAGTAGGCCTTCTCTACCTCAAACTATTTCTGGCTCAAATTCAATTGCTGCAGAAGGGTGCTTTCCGCGAGGTGATTTGACTATAAACACCCAAAGTGAATTGACTTCACTCAACTCTAACTGTGGCAGGATGAGACCAGCGGCTACTTATTTTCAGCTTGACCAGAATTCGTCAAGTCAATTTCTCATCAACGGTTCAAATTACGGGGCTGTCTTGTACACTCCGCAAACAGGGATGTTAAGAACCCCCACAGAAATGGGGAGTTTAACTCCGCTGAAAACTTCAGAAGCTTCTCAGATTCTTGGCACGGCCTCAACTAGCGACACTGCTATCAGTCCAACGTTTATAACCGGTAACAATTCAAATGAAGCCAATTTTAGAGCAGCTGAATTGGGATTTGCAGGGTATGCATCTTTCCAGGGGTTGTCAAGGCACCAAAATCAGAATTCTCATCCTTTTTCGACCGAGCTGAATTTCGGTTTTGGTGTGCCAAGTTCATCTAGTTCAGTTGCGCAGGTTGGTTTACACCAACAACCAGATTTAGCTTTGCAACTAAGGATGGGACGCGAGTAA